From the genome of Uranotaenia lowii strain MFRU-FL chromosome 1, ASM2978415v1, whole genome shotgun sequence, one region includes:
- the LOC129740341 gene encoding mucin-17 isoform X2, protein MNRRQSLDKPGILSPPGPFLTPSPSPSIPASPRLQPSPSQSPFQQHQQLQSQQQDVLLVTNAGHISNTTPDQDRKAGITNRRQSFNQQPQQQQVQLSNSSPNAGTVLYRPSPTQSPAGAATYSITTIPGNEFNTTLVGSNNISLNNKGRKSSTTTVIHQPQLQQLHQQQSQHIIQSHAGHGHGTTIGIPACSPKAAKKALQQHLQHQQQQQQQHHQQSQQTQAVSFVGSPIASPSPIASPNGSILVTSGSHGGLGGSIIVQGGAGPGPSTGSVSGPPGTGVSATSSAQLRPPTPQPMMQQFPVVGAGGQIVQIFQGSQFITQQPATIQQQQQSAQHQTIQGHAQQLQNRQTIISQSPQHQHFSSPPAAYSVSSSQSQAQQFIQQIITSSPSSSSSSSPVGTAMSIAGGTVVIGGHTYKNSKGPQQILPKPITPSVSPSPGSAQQSPQQQFQSTFTPVSLSNSLSKNIMGQPKTSVVNPTHMQATQATAGGQFVTQTTPQGSQQAHTTPPQPQLVATPQTTPTATSNPTTTPPNTGSIILPTGNLNTQPLLLNQMPVIVQQNTPQGVQLILRPPTPQIAAPSLVIHNTRPQLQQTQPQQVLRILNTNGAMQLAAAPTFIVSSQGNLVQQNIPALKTNQGVPLTQIQGLQGQRQPQQQLAAAINQHLLSQGVAQIQNLQLNGNLTQIQVPNGLNGQLLTSLPAQFQQGVTGGFSIQNQNLNLNQIGNANFAQLAAASGATFTSPPPAAAPATQSSTPSEIVVSAQNIQFTTAQPGGTITVTAPAQHQSSQGQIITNTGMEGQQLQTAQIISTMTTADGNRQQTPIITTTGGQQVIVTDAKGQHHHLSHQQFFNHSSHLQQSVTIDQQHQQQHLPKFEPEKPKKERKSKKKKTTQPPIATAAPIMVTPSIPVNSHAQIVNTTVTSSTPSVVSHPEPMSSPPTSPNFTNTHTSTGKLDLANLMKISGIGIEDDDFMDTDEPPPATQPPPLVQTSDQQSHEFQHHVISNEPPVSKEQIMSPPPAPPSSAPATTDIMITIPANASGSNVDFPYTISIPTTGLDTQDTVQVKTTVASGDLQSTKPTNVLHNSQCQSLPQQQQQTSQEPPPFMITIDPSSDPNSAQPFTISIPRIANQPTSSEDTTKMVSIATVAPTQTIASSAVISTMASVSTPQNTLCVNSLMNNVLNTQVTPTLQSQINEIQNQLMQAAASSTPLPPMVSAAVSSIMGGHQFSAATITTTSINAAPIVTPTLTSPVTSSMVISPSKPMVVTPTKKKSGNSKKNGKKLLDKSLENINATPVPTQIGNIQISQIDGTNMNNNKTTKNTINNQIQITPIIDNKIPVLQQQNFAGTPHLQSTAMINVSHPNVQLQPPPQPITQPVVQQQAALPPQQSHSTQNILQQLSGALSLSLVENGQLILKHDVNSPQDNQSQMILQAILSGALGNVSLVNEPSSKPLTNVAQPVISQPQPIVQSPQPKNVAAVSGQIQSKNIIVTSSQAQSVINTPGHLMVHSQPTATSTSQIIHQTPHLVNQQQQHHQQQHIAPQPVGITQSLKEVRKHESTPVEPSPSVMSQQVAPAAQTQPQPHAQPSSQHTVVINSNAPKFVELPKVGPNQQLFSLNTLTNQITQMSPGQTTAALGPMERLLIVPTGINAQQLAQCLLQGQIHFNNIGQVTQASEPPKQPPPPQTTMSVPQQHHLVQPQPVITSQQQQQMQPQPQQQHMVIQNNQSFKQTPVTMPVTMPNKTIVTPVAPVQNNVKPEKPKRSRPKKSDKQQSMVGKTSLVKVNPVSSGLPPNVILQPGQHAQPILAEDGTKIGTKIVGTVNPNNFVTNSPAAPPIAQVQPQIQQHVGINSKTTMIGNKPGFGNQCNNLIVNNVNNATNGSSILSSSSLSSNSSISSVNVCVQSNNVLSGSSNNNNSISNVGNKKGKIQPQPAIPPLVSVNSGGGTPTTTGSTTTNIGTPSVVPRVQTIQLTPQNQQLLKNVQQQIQVLSAKLQNKNLLATLTIPADFDPTNPVFNKPLPILTNIQAMTDPDITQALQRLFIEQQKILATGKIIPTIPSSHALAVAAANAPPPPPAPISTAPGGAVISSTEQKPPQQAIVSPITVTPTTANAAIFQGGANLQTIPSPIQINSPQVAKQDIMLPTSSASNYVSSIVTSSNSAMSITITNSGHMQQTKPTTKLTGTSATSIIPISSALPPQTSVTITQQSPALTKHQTTKVISQSTQQAHQHHQIVLNNKNITLTSAPNCMPMPSLVPTQPQAPHLQSLSVTKVELSQTSQHSSNTPVPPPLVPTSMPIGTAHHHHSKSFPHPGQSIVIVSGSQAILTNSLPQNIVGNLPIGTKTSVIPASTGGIVVQANPPMHIQLQSPQQQQQQSLNIVPPPLVTMGSSSASTTPTPALVTTNVPSKVPVTLTPAIIPAAATVTPVINSTANTSNIPTVVPGSLSIAVSTGSGVTSNLINTITSSSSSAISSAAPAATVTTTAAPTVTTPTVVTTTIPGSTKPVVVPRSSLFERQISVDQDACTRPDTNTPFASKQDAVKRLIRYHCMYEERCEENETEENAFQEAVQEYPVIYRNMLNKYQYLLMQESMRHVRTTELMMIDRMLIADVKDEILQMQLKINEYLNPSSALGNDIFFVDANQQQQQPSVMDAGLEESKIKKEELPFGDSSSSQDQLTAESATTLTAIKAENIKSECNPKTEELVAYRHQQTSSDQRRPTGLFKEELQDSFDDIESEITPSFIMKKCDVGSSTTAAHIAVQQAQASQPQPAPSLSFFNHIGESQGKSDSANLPKAQSNHHESYDEWMCIQKELNYLADDRARDGGGSSKAMKSPEEEIMEKQLDDLFNPASGEGTKDKENSRDQVDSPLAAFFNAQQSSNVNAPRGVISSAVGVSRVPSDKSVENRLEALFGETPLHTRSSEDNSSQEVVGEKQEENMIETRLEALFQGGESALDNASFLHKSNNFEIMQSQLSQKRHWSQTVAECGWGDGTNPSKRPCLPVGNRTQDDDHRWLLECTQSQGDSNHSGHGREGGHHQIVQGQGINSIGSGNNHILNDNGGGNGHLGNSTNISTSGSTNNSKRTSWNGDILLASTTGDLDILDTNLSLSLNNLNSMCGPVSIMTNDVPSAHHSPLKGSKNCFHSPILGAAENCDDTNLIGLGTGGGLNSSSHNHSHSGGKLNFLDRDLLGMDSGASSQGNPKQHALHHHHHHLQHSVAANDLQHQLNHIHFETGGPASLNFEEDISRQVQNAIDSILNLQSNETEAALHFPLDQSFLADSPQSIQRPPSSNKRKYHHINRIDDISDCLGGTSSDVDDHQMNHMSSEHQLQSQHHQHLQQQHQQQQHHHLGTAGIGSVADGETVSTSTTVPPPMKTIVKS, encoded by the exons GTATTCTGTCTCCTCCGGGTCCGTTTCTGACGCCGAGTCCATCGCCATCGATCCCGGCAAGCCCGCGACTGCAGCCATCGCCTTCGCAGTCACCATTtcaacaacatcagcagcttCAATCGCAACAACAAGATGTACTTCTGGTAACAAATGCCGGTCATATCAGCAATACGACACCGGATCAG GATCGGAAGGCCGGAATCACAAATCGGCGGCAGTCATTCAACCAGCAGCCACAGCAACAACAAGTTCAACTCAGCAATAGCAGCCCGAACGCTGGTACGGTGTTGTATCGACCAAGCCCTACGCAATCACCGGCTGGAGCGGCGACCTACAGCATCACAACAATACCTGGCAATGAGTTCAATACCACACTGGTCGGTTCGAACAACATTTCTCTGAACAACAAG GGTCGCAAGTCCTCCACAACAACTGTGATCCATCAACCTCAGCTGCAGCAATTGCACCAGCAGCAGTCGCAGCACATCATCCAGTCACATGCAGGTCATGGACATGGGACCACTATTGGTATCCCCGCTTGTAGCCCGAAAGCGGCGAAAAAAGCATTGCAACAGCATCTccaacatcagcagcagcaacaacaacaacatcatcaGCAATCGCAACAAACCCAAGCGGTGTCCTTCGTGGGAAGTCCCATTGCTAGCCCCAGTCCCATTGCTAGTCCCAACGGATCCATTTTGGTCACGAGTGGTAGCCACGGCGGTTTGGGTGGAAGCATTATCGTACAGGGAGGTGCAGGGCCAGGACCTTCCACCGGGTCCGTATCGGGACCACCTGGTACAGGAGTCTCTGCCACCAGTTCCGCTCAACTGAGGCCCCCAACACCACAACCCATGATGCAGCAG TTTCCCGTTGTCGGTGCCGGTGGTCAAATAGTGCAAATATTTCAAGGATCCCAGTTTATCACCCAGCAGCCGGCAACTattcagcaacagcaacagtctGCCCAGCACCAAACTATCCAGGGACATGCACAGCAACTGCAGAATCGACAAACAATCATATCGCAATCACCTCAGCACCAACATTTCAGCTCGCCACCCGCAGCGTATTCTGTTTCCAGCTCACAATCTCAGGCTCAACAATTTATCcaacaaatcatcacatcgtCGCCATCTTCGAGCTCATCCTCCTCGCCCGTTGGGACAGCGATGTCTATCGCTGGAGGAACAGTTGTCATCGGTGGCCACACCTACAAGAATTCCAAAGGACCTCAGCAGATATTGCCAAAACCGATTACGCCATCGGTATCGCCGTCGCCGGGATCTGCCCAGCAAAGCCCACAGCAGCAGTTTCAATCTACCTTTACACCAGTTTCGCTAAGTAAttctttaagtaaaaacatAATGGGCCAGCCAAAGACATCAGTTGTCAATCCGACTCACATGCAGGCAACTCAAGCTACAGCCGGAGGGCAGTTTGTGACACAGACAACTCCGCAAGGATCTCAACAGGCGCATACAACGCCACCGCAACCGCAGCTTGTTGCTACTCCACAAACAACACCGACTGCGACGTCAAACCCAACAACCACACCACCAAATACGGGTTCAATCATTCTGCCTACAGGCAACCTGAACACGCAACCCCTTCTACTTAACCAAATGCCAGTGATAGTGCAGCAAAACACTCCACAAGGTGTACAGCTAATACTAAGGCCTCCAACACCTCAAATAGCGGCGCCTAGTCTGGTGATACACAACACTCGGCCACAGTTGCAACAAACTCAACCACAGCAAGTTCTTCGGATATTGAACACTAATGGGGCCATGCAGTTGGCAGCTGCACCAACTTTTATCGTGTCATCCCAAGGTAACTTGGTGCAACAAAACATCCCGGCTTTAAAAACCAACCAAGGGGTGCCACTTACGCAAATTCAGGGTTTACAAGGCCAAAGGCAACCGCAACAGCAACTAGCAGCTGCCATCAATCAACATTTGCTAAGTCAAGGCGTAGCACAAATCCAAAATTTGCAACTAAATGGAAATCTCACCCAAATCCAGGTGCCAAATGGATTGAACGGCCAACTGCTTACTTCGTTACCTGCTCAATTTCAGCAAGGCGTTACGGGAGGATTCAGTATACAGAATCAAAATCTCAATTTGAATCAAATCGGCAACGCTAACTTTGCACAGTTGGCCGCTGCTAGTGGAGCCACATTTACATCGCCCCCTCCTGCTGCCGCGCCGGCAACACAATCGTCCACACCCAGTGAGATCGTTGTCAGTGCTCAAAATATCCAATTTACAACAGCGCAACCTGGAGGAACGATTACCGTCACGGCTCCCGCTCAACATCAAAGCTCCCAAGGACAGATAATAACCAACACTGGCATGGAAGGACAGCAACTGCAAACTGCTCAAATAATTTCTACTATGACGACGGCTGATGGAAATCGCCAACAAACGCCAATTATCACAACAACCGGGGGGCAACAAGTGATAGTGACCGATGCCAAAGGACAACATCATCACTTATCGCATCAACAATTTTTCAACCATAGTAGTCACCTACAACAATCAGTGACCATTgatcagcagcaccagcaacagCATTTGCCAAAGTTTGAACCTGAAAAGCCTAAGAAAGAGCGAAAAAGcaaaaagaagaaaacaacTCAACCACCCATAGCAACGGCGGCACCGATTATGGTGACGCCTAGCATCCCAGTGAATAGTCATGCTCAAATAGTGAACACAACTGTGACTTCTTCGACACCAAGTGTGGTGTCCCATCCAGAGCCTATGTCATCTCCACCAACATCCCCAAACTTCACAAATACTCATACCTCGACTGGAAAACTAGATCTGGcgaatcttatgaaaatttcaggaatcgGTATAGAAGATGACGACTTTATGGATACTGATGAACCTCCTCCTGCCACGCAACCGCCGCCTTTGGTGCAAACATCTGATCAACAATCACACGAATTCCAACATCATGTGATATCGAACGAGCCACCGGTTTCAAAAGAACAAATAATGTCTCCGCCACCTGCACCACCATCATCTGCCCCTGCAACGACCGACATAATGATTACCATACCGGCCAATGCTTCTGGATCGAATGTAGATTTCCCGTACACTATTTCAATCCCAACAACTGGACTGGATACTCAAGATACTGTGCAGGTTAAAACCACTGTCGCTAGCGGCGACTTACAATCGACTAAACCTACTAATGTACTGCACAATTCACAATGTCAGTCGTTgcctcaacagcagcagcagacaTCACAAGAGCCTCCACCGTTCATGATTACCATTGATCCTTCGAGTGACCCTAACTCGGCCCAACCTTTCACGATCTCAATACCTCGGATTGCCAACCAGCCAACCAGCAGTGAAGACACTACGAAAATGGTCAGTATAGCAACAGTGGCACCAACGCAAACCATCGCCTCTTCAGCCGTGATATCGACTATGGCTTCGGTTAGCACACCTCAAAACACCCTGTGTGTTAACAGCCTTATGAACAACGTTCTCAACACACAAGTAACGCCAACCCTCCAAAGTCAAATTAACGAAATCCAAAATCAACTGATGCAGGCCGCTGCTTCCTCAACTCCGCTTCCACCCATGGTATCAGCTGCCGTTTCGAGCATAATGGGAGGACATCAGTTTTCGGCTGCAACTATCACTACGACCAGCATCAATGCAGCTCCAATAGTCACGCCCACTTTGACATCTCCTGTGACAAGTTCTATGGTGATTTCGCCTAGTAAACCAATGGTGGTGACTCCGACTAAGAAAAAATCAGGTAACAGCaagaaaaatggtaaaaagcTGCTGGATAAGTCGCTGGAAAATATAAACGCAACTCCAGTACCAACTCAAATCGGTAACATTCAAATATCGCAGATTGATGGTACAAATATGAATAACAACAAGACAACCAAAAATACAATCAACAATCAGATTCAAATAACCCCGATCATAGATAATAAAATTCCAGTTCTACAACAGCAGAATTTCGCAGGAACGCCACATCTACAATCGACGGCAATGATCAACGTTTCGCATCCAAACGTCCAATTACAGCCGCCTCCACAGCCCATTACGCAACCTGTTGTTCAACAACAAGCGGCGCTACCTCCGCAACAGTCTCATTCGACACAAAACATACTGCAGCAGTTAAGCGGCGCCCTGAGCCTGTCTCTTGTGGAAAATGGTCAACTCATTTTAAAGCATGATGTCAACAGTCCCCAAGACAACCAGTCACAAATGATCTTGCAAGCAATTCTATCTGGTGCTTTAGGTAACGTAAGTCTAGTAAATGAACCTTCGTCAAAGCCCTTAACGAATGTTGCCCAACCGGTAATAAGCCAGCCGCAACCAATAGTTCAATCACCTCAACCGAAAAACGTGGCAGCTGTGAGTGGACAAAtacaatcgaaaaatataattgtGACCAGTTCACAGGCACAATCTGTCATTAACACGCCAGGGCATCTCATGGTACACTCACAACCAACAGCAACGAGTACAAGCCAAATAATACACCAGACACCACACTTGGtcaaccaacaacaacaacatcatcagcagcagcacatTGCTCCACAACCGGTTGGTATCACTCAGAGTCTAAAAGAGGTTCGTAAGCATGAGTCAACTCCTGTGGAACCATCTCCATCGGTGATGTCACAGCAGGTTGCTCCAGCTGCTCAGACGCAACCACAGCCGCATGCACAGCCATCCTCACAACACACCGTTGTAATAAACTCGAATGCCCCGAAGTTTGTGGAGCTTCCAAAAGTGGGACCCAACCAACAGCTCTTTTCCTTAAACACTCTTACGAACCAAATCACACAAATGAGCCCAGGTCAAACGACGGCTGCCCTGGGTCCAATGGAGCGACTTCTAATTGTACCTACCGGAATCAATGCACAACAGCTGGCGCAATGTTTGCTCCAAGGACAAATCCATTTCAACAATATTGGTCAAGTTACGCAAGCTAGTGAACCACCAAAACAGCCACCGCCACCTCAAACGACCATGTCCGTCCCACAACAACACCACCTGGTTCAACCACAGCCTGTGATCACAAGTCAGCAACAACAGCAAATGCAACCACAGCCACAACAACAACATATGGTAATACAGAATAACCAAAGCTTCAAACAGACTCCAGTTACAATGCCTGTTACGATGCCCAATAAAACCATAGTTACGCCAGTGGCTCCTGTTCAGAACAACGTAAAGCCCGAAAAACCTAAAAGAAGTCGTCCCAAAAAATCCGACAAACAACAATCGATGGTCGGCAAGACCAGCCTTGTCAAAGTCAATCCGGTTAGCAGTGGTCTTCCTCCGAATGTGATTCTGCAACCAGGACAGCATGCGCAGCCAATACTAGCTGAAGATGGTACCAAGATTGGCACTAAAATCGTCGGTACGGTTAACCCCAACAACTTTGTAACGAATTCACCGGCTGCACCTCCGATCGCACAGGTTCAACCGCAAATTCAGCAACATGTTGGCATCAACAGTAAAACCACCATGATCGGTAACAAACCGGGATTTGGAAACCAGTGCAATAATTTAATTGTGAATAACGTCAATAATGCGACCAACGGATCATCCATTTTAAGCAGCAGTAGTCTTAGCAGCAACAGCAGTATAAGTAGTGTAAATGTGTGTGTTCAATCGAATAACGTTCTAAGTGGTAgcagtaataataataatagtataAGTAATGTCGGTAATAAGAAAGGCAAGATTCAACCACAGCCTGCAATACCACCTTTAGTGAGTGTAAATTCTGGCGGAGGAACTCCAACGACGACTGGCTCAACAACGACTAATATCGGAACGCCAAGCGTTGTTCCAAGGGTTCAAACGATACAATTGACGCCCCAAAATCAACAATTACTGAAGAACGTCCAACAGCAGATCCAAGTTTTATCGGCGAaactacaaaacaaaaatttgctaGCGACGTTAACCATTCCGGCTGATTTCGATCCGACTAATCCTGTTTTCAACAAACCACTGCCTATTTTGACAAACATTCAAGCTATGACGGATCCAGATATTACACAAGCACTTCAACGACTCTTcattgaacagcaaaaaattttGGCCACAGGGAAAATCATCCCTACGATTCCGTCAAGTCATGCGTTAGCGGTTGCAGCTGCCAATGCTCCACCTCCACCACCAGCACCGATATCAACTGCCCCGGGAGGTGCCGTGATCAGCAGCACAGAACAAAAACCACCCCAACAGGCAATTGTTTCACCAATCACTGTTACCCCGACGACGGCGAATGCTGCTATCTTCCAAGGCGGTGCTAATTTACAAACTATTCCTTCGCCTATACAAATCAACTCCCCACAAGTGGCTAAACAGGATATAATGCTTCCTACATCTTCCGCTTCGAACTATGTCAGTTCGATTGTAACTAGTAGCAATTCAGCCATGTCCATAACAATTACCAACAGCGGACATATGCAGCAAACCAAACCGACAACAAAGCTAACCGGTACATCGGCAACATCGATCATTCCGATTAGCTCGGCACTTCCGCCTCAGACAAGTGTCACCATTACGCAACAATCACCGGCGTTGACAAAGCATCAAACTACCAAAGTAATTTCTCAGTCGACTCAACAAGCCCATCAGCATCATCAGATAGTtctcaacaacaaaaatattaccCTGACAAGTGCACCTAACTGCATGCCGATGCCCTCGTTGGTTCCCACTCAACCTCAAGCTCCTCATCTCCAATCTCTTAGTGTGACAAAAGTCGAGCTTTCGCAAACTTCACAACATTCTTCCAACACTCCAGTGCCCCCGCCACTGGTGCCAACCTCAATGCCTATTGGAACAGCACATCATCACCATAGCAAAAGTTTTCCTCACCCTGGCCAATCTATTGTCATCGTGAGCGGGTCTCAGGCTATTTTAACCAACAGTCTCCCGCAAAACATCGTCGGGAATCTACCCATAGGGACCAAAACGTCTGTCATCCCTGCATCAACGGGCGGTATAGTTGTCCAAGCGAATCCTCCAATGCACATCCAGTTGCAGTCTccgcaacagcaacaacaacagtcaTTGAACATTGTTCCGCCTCCTTTGGTCACTATGGGAAGTAGCAGCGCTTCGACTACTCCAACGCCCGCCCTCGTTACGACAAACGTTCCGTCGAAAGTGCCTGTGACACTGACACCGGCTATTATTCCTGCGGCTGCCACGGTAACACCGGTCATTAACAGCACCGCCAATACAAGCAACATTCCAACAGTGGTTCCAGGAAGTTTATCGATTGCAGTTTCTACAGGTTCCGGTGTTACTAGCAACTTAATCAACACGATCACCAGCAGTAGCAGCTCTGCTATAAGTAGTGCGGCACCGGCAGCCACAGTGACAACGACCGCAGCTCCCACCGTAACGACGCCTACCGTGGTCACGACCACCATCCCCGGCAGTACGAAACCGGTCGTTGTACCACGATCAAGTTT ATTCGAACGACAGATTTCCGTCGATCAGGATGCATGCACCAGACCGGACACGAACACTCCATTTGCAAGCAAACAGGATGCGGTAAAGCGATTGATTCGATACCACTGTATGTACGAGGAACGTTGCGAGGAGAATGAAACCGAAGAAAACGCCTTCCAAGAAGCCGTCCAGGAGTATCCGGTCATCTATCGGAACATGTTGAACAAGTATCAGTACCTGCTCATGCAGGAGTCTATG CGCCACGTCCGTACGACAGAACTAATGATGATCGATCGCATGTTGATAGCGGATGTCAAGGACGAAATTCTCCAAATGCAGCTTAAAATAAACGAATACCTTAATCCATCGTCAGCCCTCGGTAACGATATTTTCTTCGTCGATGCtaaccaacagcagcagcagccatctGTAATGGATGCAGGGTTGGaagaaagcaaaataaaaaaggaagaaCTTCCTTTTGGTGACTCTAGCTCCTCTCAGGATCAACTGACAGCTGAATCAGCAACTACGCTAACGGCGATCAAAGCAGAGAATATAAAGTCAGAGTGCAATCCAAAGACTGAAGAGCTTGTAGCTTACAGGCATCAACAGACGTCATCTGATCAGCGTCGTCCAACGGGATTGTTCAAGGAAGAATTGCAAGATAGCTTCGACGACATCGAGAGCGAAATTACtcctagtttcatcatgaagaAATGTGACGTTGGATCTTCGACGACTGCCGCCCACATTGCAGTACAACAAGCCCAAGCATCACAACCTCAACCGGCTCCTTCGTTAAGTTTTTTCAATCACATTGGAGAATCTCAGGGTAAAAGTGATTCAGCTAATCTTCCGAAAGCTCAATCCAATCATCATGAGTCCTATGATGAATGGATGTGTATACAGAAGGAACTGAATTACTTGGCTGATGATCGAGCTCGAGATGGCGGCGGCAGTTCTAAAGCCATGAAATCCCCGGAAGAGGAAATTATGGAAAAGCAATTGGATGATTTGTTCAATCCAGCCAGTGGAGAGGGTACAAAAGATAAAGAAAACAGCCGAGATCAGGTGGATTCGCCGTTGGCTGCTTTCTTCAACGCACAACAATCATCAAACGTCAACGCACCTCGTGGCGTCATTTCTTCTGCGGTAGGTGTCTCAAGGGTGCCTTCAGATAAATCGGTAGAAAACCGGCTAGAAGCTTTGTTTGGCGAGACTCCGCTGCACACCCGTAGCTCCGAAGATAATTCTTCTCAAGAAGTAGTTGGAGAGAAACAAGAGGAGAATATGATTGAAACTCGCTTGGAAGCTCTTTTTCAGGGTGGAGAAAGTGCTCTTGATAACGCAAGTTTTCTTCACAAAAGTAACAATTTTGAGATAATGCAAAGTCAGCTAAGCCAAAAGCGTCACTGGAGTCAAACGGTGGCCGAATGTGGCTGGGGTGATGGTACGAATCCTTCCAAACGACCTTGTCTACCCGTAGGGAATCGAACTCAGGACGATGACCATCGGTGGTTGTTGGAGTGTACCCAGAGTCAAGGTGACTCTAATCACTCTGGCCATGGCAGAGAGGGTGGTCATCATCAAATCGTACAAGGACAGGGTATCAACTCCATCGGCTCAGGTAACAATCATATTCTTAACGATAATGGTGGTGGTAATGGGCACCTAGGAAATAGCACTAATATTAGCACTAGTGGTAGCACTAATAATTCGAAGCGCACTTCTTGGAACGGTGATATTCTGCTAGCCTCGACGACCGGTGACCTGGATATTCTCGATACAAATCTCAGTCTAAGCTTAAACAATCTTAACAGCATGTGTGGTCCGGTGAGCATAATGACGAACGATGTGCCATCAGCCCATCATAGTCCGTTGAAGGGCTCGAAAAATTGCTTCCATTCACCGATTCTCGGTGCAGCAGAAAACTGTGATGATACTAACCTAATAGGTCTCGGCACTGGTGGTGGTCTTAACAGTTCTAGTCATAATCATAGTCATAGCGGAGGTAAGCTAAACTTTCTCGATCGTGATCTTCTAGGAATGGATAGTGGTGCCAGCTCTCAGGGAAATCCTAAGCAGCACGCTCTTCATCACCACCACCACCATCTACAACACTCTGTAGCGGCCAACGATCTTCAGCATCAGTTGAACCATATTCACTTCGAGACGGGTGGCCCGGCTAGTTTGAATTTCGAAGAAGACATTAGTCGTCAGGTGCAGAACGCAATCGATTCTATTTTGAACCTGCAAAGTAATGAAACTGAAGCCGCCCTTCACTTTCCACTGGATCAATCGTTCCTGGCAGACAGCCCCCAGTCGATCCAAAGACCTCCGTCCTCAAACAAACGCAAGTACCATCACATCAACCGTATTGACGACATCAGCGACTGTCTGGGTGGAACGTCATCAGATGTCGATGATCACCAGATGAATCACATGTCTTCTGAGCACCAACTACAGTCACAACATCACCAACACCTCCAACAGCAacatcaacagcagcaacatCATCACCTCGGAACGGCTGGTATCGGATCCGTGGCCGATGGTGAAACGGTGTCAACATCAACGACCGTACCCCCTCCGATGAAAACGATTGTAAAATCCTGA